A section of the Candidatus Schekmanbacteria bacterium genome encodes:
- the rlmD gene encoding 23S rRNA (uracil(1939)-C(5))-methyltransferase RlmD has product MKIEEIVTRIDKAVYGGYGLGHFFDKVVLIPKTIPGETVKVEIIDDKKDYLLGKVVGFIKSSTFRRNPPCPYYSQCGGCHYQHIEYNYQTKIKEDIVKETFKRVGGIEDIEVNSMITSPSEFGYRNRVELKVTRKVQKNEPYLGFYMENSHKIVPIARCLLCGNRINELIEALNFYSPIVFKKNCENLKLIYSASSDKLLLKAIGKNLNKRTMENALNDLKKYVKGISGIVFGYGNKKNSFGKEYVYERIKDIKYRVNSDSFFQINNLLHEVLLETVIKIFKPKKKEKILDLYSGVGTFSLPLAQKSSIVVGIESNKDAVDDAKFNAKSNKITNISFIEGDAAEELEGALKKTKFDSIFINPPRSGCSTEVKKILSKAEVSKIFYLSCNPSTLARDLKQFLSKGFKIKTVQPFDLFPQTMHIETAVLLSRES; this is encoded by the coding sequence TTAAAATCGAAGAGATTGTCACAAGAATAGATAAAGCCGTATATGGTGGATACGGGCTAGGACATTTCTTTGACAAGGTTGTATTGATTCCGAAGACTATTCCGGGTGAAACTGTAAAAGTTGAAATTATTGATGATAAGAAGGATTATCTCCTCGGGAAAGTTGTCGGTTTTATAAAATCCTCCACTTTTAGGCGAAATCCGCCTTGTCCATATTATTCTCAATGCGGCGGATGTCACTATCAGCACATAGAATATAATTACCAAACAAAAATCAAAGAGGATATTGTTAAAGAAACATTTAAGAGGGTAGGGGGGATAGAAGATATAGAAGTCAATTCTATGATTACCTCCCCTTCTGAATTTGGATACAGAAACAGAGTTGAGCTTAAAGTTACGAGAAAAGTGCAGAAAAACGAGCCGTATTTAGGTTTTTATATGGAAAATTCTCATAAAATTGTGCCAATTGCAAGATGTCTGTTATGCGGCAATAGAATTAATGAATTGATAGAAGCATTAAACTTTTATAGCCCTATAGTATTCAAAAAGAATTGTGAAAACTTGAAGCTTATCTATAGCGCATCATCTGATAAATTGTTATTGAAGGCAATAGGTAAGAATTTGAATAAACGCACAATGGAAAATGCTTTGAATGATTTGAAGAAGTATGTGAAAGGTATTTCTGGAATTGTTTTTGGGTATGGAAATAAGAAAAATTCCTTTGGCAAAGAGTATGTGTATGAAAGAATAAAAGATATCAAATATCGAGTAAATTCAGATAGTTTCTTCCAAATAAATAATTTATTACATGAAGTTCTGCTTGAAACTGTAATAAAGATTTTCAAACCCAAGAAAAAGGAAAAGATTCTTGATTTATATTCAGGTGTTGGCACTTTCTCACTTCCTTTGGCGCAAAAAAGCTCAATTGTAGTTGGTATTGAAAGTAATAAAGATGCTGTTGATGATGCAAAATTTAATGCTAAAAGCAATAAGATAACAAATATCTCCTTTATAGAAGGTGATGCGGCTGAGGAATTGGAAGGCGCTTTAAAGAAGACCAAATTTGATTCTATCTTTATCAATCCGCCAAGAAGTGGCTGTAGTACAGAGGTGAAAAAAATACTTTCAAAAGCCGAAGTTTCTAAAATCTTTTATCTCTCCTGCAATCCTTCCACCTTGGCTCGTGATTTGAAGCAATTTCTAAGCAAAGGTTTTAAAATTAAGACAGTCCAGCCATTTGACCTTTTTCCTCAAACAATGCATATAGAAACCGCAGTATTGTTGAGTAGGGAATCATAA